Proteins encoded by one window of Chondromyces crocatus:
- a CDS encoding alkaline phosphatase D family protein, with amino-acid sequence MSARHDGASNGGRDEMQRREFLRSTAVLAGAFLAPGCAAPPEIEVLDGATYFPQSVASGEPRPESVILWTRIQNPRHAGRDVPLHLEVSTSEDFQSLVVSTSVWARARHDYCVKVRIEQLSPATTYHYRFIHDHHGRRYASRPGRTRTAPAPGADVPVRFAFLSGQDFSAGHYNALLLLAREEIDFVVHLGGYIHEVAERGIRVARQVTFTDQEGAMPVEVDGREVLAAASLDNYRELYRVYRSDRALQRVHERFPMVMIWGDHEFSEDSYGATSTYFDERADETDVRRRKRANRAWFEYQPVDTPNEESVYDPDAPYPGQLRIHRDLVFGRHVHLVLTDLRTHRGDHLVPEDALPGAVVITDAALREKEAASYPPAWASRYVDVETYQGGIYQSALIAAAPTCGYDPVLVHGDLAVDFINEVLSVHNATLPVTKRLAPIDATASPLWGVSFGDIGKVAPYSAMGARYLLRKEAFDSYARQRYEQSRGRSEQIMGSEQELWFLKTLQTSEATWKVWASEHAFSPQVLDLTHANVPAPLQRAFYVSGDTWDGFPNRRRALLEALARLDGMVVLSGDAGAFFAALPAVEGDEGRRVVEFAGPPVSSRPLDGRLAKQVGEHPLLKGQVSSNQAGAMATETLLTAPEVGANPHLALAKTQRNGYVVVEAGPDALHTTARLLDPEDLDADHTGLELGLAARLETIRLRILAGEAALEREEELVWRRWSPELAMWV; translated from the coding sequence GTGAGCGCTCGACACGACGGGGCGAGCAACGGAGGGAGAGACGAGATGCAGCGCCGAGAGTTTCTGCGGTCGACGGCCGTGCTGGCAGGTGCCTTCCTGGCGCCAGGTTGCGCTGCTCCTCCGGAGATTGAGGTCCTGGACGGCGCCACGTACTTTCCTCAGTCGGTGGCCTCCGGGGAGCCGCGGCCCGAGAGCGTGATCCTCTGGACGCGCATCCAGAACCCGAGGCACGCGGGACGTGATGTGCCGCTGCACCTGGAGGTCTCGACCAGCGAGGACTTTCAGAGCCTGGTGGTCAGCACGTCCGTCTGGGCGCGGGCACGACATGATTACTGCGTGAAGGTGCGGATCGAGCAGCTCTCGCCGGCCACGACATACCATTATCGTTTCATTCACGATCATCACGGGAGGCGGTACGCGTCGAGACCGGGGCGGACACGCACGGCGCCTGCACCCGGGGCAGACGTGCCTGTGCGCTTTGCCTTCCTGTCGGGACAGGATTTCAGCGCAGGGCATTACAACGCGCTGCTCTTGCTCGCCCGGGAGGAGATCGATTTCGTGGTGCACCTGGGCGGCTACATTCACGAGGTCGCCGAGCGCGGGATCCGTGTGGCGCGGCAGGTGACGTTCACCGACCAGGAGGGCGCCATGCCGGTCGAGGTGGACGGTCGCGAGGTGCTCGCGGCGGCGTCGCTGGACAACTACCGCGAGCTCTACCGCGTCTACCGCTCCGATCGCGCGCTCCAGCGGGTCCACGAGCGCTTTCCCATGGTGATGATCTGGGGGGACCACGAGTTCTCCGAGGACAGCTACGGGGCGACGTCGACCTACTTCGACGAGCGCGCCGACGAGACCGACGTGCGCCGCAGGAAGAGAGCCAATCGCGCCTGGTTCGAATACCAGCCCGTCGACACGCCGAACGAGGAGAGCGTCTACGATCCGGACGCGCCCTACCCGGGCCAGCTCCGCATTCACCGGGACCTCGTGTTTGGACGTCACGTCCATCTGGTCCTGACCGACCTTCGCACCCACCGGGGCGATCATCTGGTGCCGGAGGACGCCCTGCCAGGGGCGGTGGTGATCACGGACGCGGCGCTGAGGGAGAAGGAGGCCGCGAGCTACCCCCCGGCCTGGGCTTCACGGTATGTCGACGTGGAGACGTACCAGGGGGGGATCTACCAGTCCGCACTGATCGCTGCAGCGCCGACGTGTGGTTACGATCCCGTGCTGGTTCACGGGGACCTCGCGGTGGATTTCATCAACGAGGTGCTGTCGGTCCACAATGCGACGCTGCCCGTCACGAAGCGGCTCGCCCCGATCGACGCGACGGCGTCTCCCCTGTGGGGCGTGTCGTTCGGCGATATCGGCAAGGTGGCACCGTATTCGGCGATGGGCGCGCGCTACCTGCTCCGCAAGGAGGCATTCGACTCGTATGCCAGGCAGCGCTACGAGCAGTCCCGGGGGCGCAGCGAGCAGATCATGGGCTCCGAGCAGGAGCTCTGGTTCCTGAAGACGCTCCAGACCTCCGAGGCGACGTGGAAGGTGTGGGCGAGCGAGCATGCCTTCTCCCCGCAGGTGCTCGACCTGACCCATGCGAACGTGCCTGCACCACTGCAACGAGCCTTCTACGTGAGCGGCGACACGTGGGATGGCTTCCCCAACCGGCGCCGCGCCCTGCTGGAGGCGCTGGCGAGGCTCGACGGGATGGTCGTGCTCTCGGGGGACGCTGGCGCCTTCTTCGCGGCGTTGCCCGCAGTGGAGGGGGACGAGGGCCGGAGGGTCGTGGAGTTCGCCGGCCCCCCGGTGTCATCGAGACCACTCGACGGACGGCTTGCCAAGCAGGTGGGCGAGCATCCTCTTTTGAAGGGCCAGGTGTCCTCGAACCAGGCCGGGGCGATGGCGACGGAGACGCTGCTCACAGCGCCCGAGGTGGGGGCGAACCCACATCTGGCGCTCGCGAAGACGCAGCGGAACGGCTACGTCGTCGTGGAGGCAGGTCCTGACGCGCTGCACACGACGGCGCGGCTCCTGGATCCAGAGGACCTAGACGCCGACCACACGGGCCTCGAGCTGGGGCTCGCCGCGCGGCTCGAGACCATCCGGCTGAGGATCCTGGCGGGTGAGGCAGCCCTCGAACGCGAGGAGGAACTCGTGTGGCGTCGGTGGAGCCCCGAGCTGGCCATGTGGGTGTGA
- a CDS encoding ABC transporter ATP-binding protein: protein MLAIEARGLRKTYRPWFRRGGHEALVGLDLVLEQGAAFGLIGPNGAGKTTFIKALLGILRPTEGLVRVLGQSPDDPHMRARIGYLPERLHLPGALTPLRFLQGVARLKGLSDGPHEAREALARVGLQPDATRRIGGFSKGMRQRLGLAAALLGRPLLLILDEPTDGVDPVGRVEIRKLLAEERARGVTLFLNSHLLSETERICDRIGVLVAGRLVREGPLDTLCGRENRHRARFAPGHDPDALLAAGLTPAKDPGWFLVDAPDAATLNAVLDRARQTGALLVELRPDARDLEEVLTEALSP from the coding sequence ATGCTCGCCATCGAGGCCCGCGGGCTTCGCAAGACCTACCGCCCCTGGTTCCGCCGTGGCGGACACGAAGCCCTCGTGGGGCTCGACCTGGTCCTCGAACAGGGGGCCGCCTTCGGCCTCATTGGCCCGAACGGCGCGGGCAAGACCACCTTCATCAAGGCCCTGCTCGGCATCCTTCGTCCCACCGAGGGCCTCGTGCGCGTCCTCGGCCAGTCTCCGGACGACCCCCACATGCGCGCCCGCATCGGCTACCTCCCCGAGCGCCTGCACCTCCCTGGCGCCCTCACCCCCCTTCGCTTCCTCCAGGGCGTCGCTCGCCTCAAAGGCCTCTCCGACGGCCCGCACGAAGCCCGAGAGGCCCTCGCCCGCGTCGGCCTCCAGCCCGACGCCACCCGACGCATCGGCGGCTTCTCCAAGGGCATGCGCCAGCGCCTCGGCCTCGCCGCCGCGCTGCTCGGCCGACCTCTCCTGCTCATCCTGGACGAACCCACCGACGGCGTCGATCCCGTCGGGCGCGTCGAGATTCGAAAGCTCCTCGCCGAAGAGCGCGCCCGCGGCGTCACCCTCTTCCTCAACTCCCACCTCCTCTCCGAGACCGAGCGCATCTGCGATCGCATCGGCGTCCTGGTCGCCGGCCGCCTCGTCCGCGAAGGCCCCCTCGACACCCTCTGTGGCCGTGAAAACCGCCACCGCGCCCGCTTCGCCCCTGGCCACGACCCTGACGCCCTCCTCGCCGCCGGCCTCACCCCTGCGAAGGACCCTGGCTGGTTCCTCGTCGACGCCCCCGACGCTGCCACCCTCAACGCCGTGCTCGATCGCGCCCGCCAGACCGGCGCCCTCCTCGTCGAGCTACGCCCCGACGCCCGCGACCTCGAAGAAGTCCTCACCGAGGCCCTCTCGCCATGA
- a CDS encoding PEP/pyruvate-binding domain-containing protein, translated as MACLTVALSGAGLLVAGCDGESPNQPGPTSGSGASGGTGGAGGAGGDGGQGGQGGYEWPVETYPIEITPSDDWKNELTFPYDPFMVSTWDPGAPRWVKFTVLMHDPTKVYYQESNAFPFHGPFATARLDPFFGMTLEEYNQVSLYAAGQKAILGAVLISPNADAVPEYGIQLVRQDAYHPEMARIVLDLVKNSIVDAPPGTRSFYFPTFEQQASATANSAFFESAGFPVSSAERWINGDSCYAPGWAIGRLKYVAPDQIEAAYASGALRPEDVLLTDSVPAEVPYVAGILSLSPSTPNSHAALLATSFGIPFAYVGNQETAEHARTLDGKEIALRAALDWGTFCRVALVDAEGKISAADRAALLDLKRPANLGLSPKQPLGAYYGSTENLGPADIIHFGGKAANYGMLRDAIPQNSDEAMALSFDLWDEFLDQTMPGGSTLRAEIEAKLSGYTYPPDLVALKVDLAEIRDRIRKDAVFTAGQQQAIQAALTGFSPTRKIRFRSSTNVEDSAEFTGAGLYDSYSGCLADDTDADTTGPSHCDAGEPEERGVYRAIRRVYASFYNDNAFLARLLYGVNEAEVGMGVLVHYSYPDPQEMANGVATLGRELPFAGTDIKLVTQLGAVSVTNPEGGALPEVVRVNEFDSVTYLDLVSTSTLVPLGARVMAWEDDYHALAALLFDVETRFKQEYPGKSSYMLDFEYKKMSPGKLVVKQVREVALPDTTPSLTPYLIDDPRRVCTFQGEFGDIFANHRLKIRADLSTPSKFLTPAALGSTLFGNSSLSFLASGGASVATLTGTPASWPGASHDFNAGTSQDSFTNGAGASLRTFTLTTEQIPELLPPSVGPLTALRDFIVTLEATYATPVPVVDYTGSVSTVSSEVVRLDACPAEGQPIPGAILQQRSYTVAPGVTVTPSFYWPPAPTGFTAGYTAPLYKWVETRIVGLTSAPLVLKGYYSQTYRPGHHNFWEEFMFEPRLEEGIAPAQIAELEARGIRAIYLSAEPDGSQLRVWRVDTNGALLPMN; from the coding sequence ATGGCTTGCCTGACGGTGGCGCTGTCAGGAGCGGGTCTCCTCGTGGCGGGCTGCGACGGCGAGTCGCCGAACCAGCCGGGGCCGACGAGTGGCTCAGGGGCGAGCGGTGGCACCGGAGGCGCGGGTGGCGCAGGGGGCGATGGTGGTCAAGGGGGACAGGGGGGCTACGAGTGGCCCGTCGAGACCTATCCGATCGAGATCACGCCGTCGGACGACTGGAAGAACGAGCTCACCTTTCCGTACGACCCGTTCATGGTGTCGACGTGGGATCCCGGGGCGCCTCGGTGGGTGAAGTTCACGGTGCTGATGCACGATCCGACGAAGGTCTACTACCAGGAGAGCAACGCTTTCCCGTTCCACGGGCCGTTCGCCACGGCGCGGCTCGATCCGTTCTTCGGGATGACGCTGGAGGAGTACAATCAGGTCTCGCTGTATGCGGCGGGGCAGAAGGCGATCCTGGGGGCGGTGCTCATCTCGCCGAACGCCGACGCGGTGCCCGAGTACGGGATCCAGCTCGTGCGGCAGGATGCGTATCACCCGGAGATGGCGCGCATCGTGCTCGACCTGGTGAAGAACAGCATCGTCGATGCGCCACCAGGGACGCGCTCGTTCTATTTCCCGACGTTCGAGCAGCAGGCGTCGGCGACGGCGAACAGCGCGTTCTTCGAATCGGCCGGGTTCCCCGTGAGCTCGGCGGAGCGATGGATCAACGGGGATAGCTGCTATGCGCCGGGGTGGGCGATCGGCCGGCTGAAGTATGTGGCGCCGGACCAGATCGAGGCGGCGTACGCCAGCGGAGCGCTGCGGCCGGAGGACGTGCTGCTGACCGACTCGGTGCCGGCAGAGGTGCCCTACGTGGCGGGGATCCTGTCACTGTCGCCCTCGACGCCGAACTCGCACGCGGCGCTGCTGGCGACGTCGTTCGGGATTCCGTTCGCGTACGTGGGGAACCAGGAGACGGCCGAGCACGCGAGGACGCTCGACGGCAAGGAGATCGCGCTGCGGGCTGCGCTGGACTGGGGGACGTTCTGCCGGGTGGCGCTGGTGGACGCGGAGGGGAAGATCTCCGCGGCAGACCGGGCGGCGCTGCTGGATCTGAAGCGGCCCGCGAACCTGGGGCTGTCACCGAAGCAGCCGCTGGGGGCCTATTACGGGTCGACGGAGAACCTGGGGCCGGCGGACATCATCCACTTCGGTGGGAAGGCGGCGAACTACGGGATGCTGCGGGATGCGATTCCGCAGAACAGCGACGAGGCGATGGCGCTGTCGTTCGATCTCTGGGACGAGTTCCTGGATCAGACGATGCCCGGGGGTAGCACGCTGCGCGCGGAGATCGAGGCGAAGCTCTCGGGGTACACGTATCCGCCGGATCTGGTGGCGTTGAAGGTGGACCTGGCGGAGATCCGGGACCGGATCCGCAAGGACGCGGTGTTCACGGCGGGTCAGCAGCAGGCGATCCAGGCGGCGCTCACCGGGTTCTCGCCGACGCGGAAGATCCGGTTCCGCAGTTCGACGAATGTGGAGGACAGCGCGGAGTTCACCGGCGCGGGGCTCTACGATAGCTACAGCGGGTGCCTCGCCGACGATACCGACGCGGACACGACGGGGCCGAGCCATTGCGATGCCGGCGAGCCGGAAGAGCGGGGGGTGTACCGGGCGATTCGCCGGGTGTACGCGAGCTTCTACAACGACAATGCGTTCCTGGCGCGGCTGCTCTATGGCGTGAACGAGGCCGAGGTGGGAATGGGCGTGCTGGTCCATTACTCGTATCCCGACCCGCAGGAGATGGCGAACGGGGTGGCGACGCTGGGGCGAGAGCTGCCGTTCGCGGGGACGGACATCAAGCTGGTGACGCAGCTCGGGGCGGTGTCGGTCACCAACCCGGAGGGCGGGGCGCTCCCCGAGGTGGTGCGCGTCAACGAATTTGATTCGGTGACGTACCTGGATCTGGTGTCGACGTCGACGCTGGTGCCGCTCGGCGCGCGCGTGATGGCGTGGGAAGACGATTATCACGCGCTGGCGGCGCTGCTCTTCGATGTGGAGACGCGCTTCAAGCAGGAGTACCCGGGCAAGTCGTCGTACATGCTCGATTTCGAGTACAAGAAGATGTCGCCCGGGAAGCTGGTCGTGAAGCAGGTGCGTGAGGTGGCACTTCCGGACACGACGCCGAGCCTGACGCCGTACCTGATCGATGATCCGCGGCGGGTCTGCACGTTCCAGGGGGAGTTCGGGGACATCTTCGCGAACCACCGGCTGAAGATACGGGCGGATCTGTCGACGCCGAGCAAGTTCCTGACGCCGGCGGCGCTGGGAAGCACGCTGTTCGGGAACTCGAGCCTGTCGTTCCTGGCGAGCGGTGGAGCGAGCGTGGCGACGCTGACCGGGACCCCTGCGTCGTGGCCGGGTGCGAGCCACGATTTCAATGCGGGGACGTCGCAGGACAGCTTCACGAACGGCGCGGGTGCCAGCCTGAGGACGTTCACACTGACGACGGAGCAGATTCCGGAGCTGCTGCCGCCGTCGGTGGGGCCGCTGACGGCGCTGCGTGACTTCATCGTGACCCTGGAGGCGACGTACGCGACGCCGGTACCCGTGGTCGATTACACGGGGTCGGTGAGCACGGTGTCGTCGGAGGTGGTGCGCCTCGACGCTTGTCCGGCCGAGGGGCAGCCGATTCCGGGGGCGATCCTGCAGCAGCGGTCGTACACGGTGGCGCCCGGGGTGACGGTCACGCCGTCGTTCTACTGGCCGCCTGCACCCACCGGGTTCACGGCGGGGTACACGGCGCCGCTGTACAAGTGGGTCGAGACGCGGATCGTGGGGCTCACGAGCGCGCCGCTGGTGCTGAAGGGGTACTACTCGCAGACGTACCGGCCTGGTCACCACAACTTCTGGGAGGAGTTCATGTTCGAGCCGCGCCTGGAGGAAGGGATCGCGCCAGCGCAGATCGCAGAGCTGGAGGCGCGCGGGATCCGAGCGATTTACCTGAGCGCGGAGCCGGATGGGTCGCAGCTCCGGGTCTGGCGGGTGGACACGAACGGGGCGCTCCTGCCGATGAACTGA
- a CDS encoding arsenate reductase ArsC — translation MSVKTIVFACVHNAGRSQMAAAWFNALVDPGKAHAESAGTAPAAQVHPEVVEVMQEVGVDLSREVPKRLSDALGSTASLLVTMGCGEACPAVAGVCREDWPLEMGAGWVGTGVRLRRRGCGRGRSSTSTRSRSWCCRRRSPGSCSSRRS, via the coding sequence ATGTCCGTGAAGACCATCGTATTCGCTTGTGTGCACAATGCTGGGCGCTCGCAGATGGCGGCCGCGTGGTTCAATGCGCTGGTCGATCCAGGCAAGGCGCACGCGGAGTCGGCAGGAACGGCACCCGCGGCGCAGGTGCATCCCGAGGTGGTCGAGGTGATGCAAGAGGTCGGCGTGGACCTCTCGCGGGAGGTCCCGAAGCGACTCTCGGACGCGCTGGGAAGCACGGCGAGTCTGCTGGTCACGATGGGATGCGGTGAGGCCTGCCCGGCGGTGGCGGGAGTTTGCCGTGAAGACTGGCCGCTGGAGATGGGGGCAGGCTGGGTAGGGACGGGCGTCAGGCTTCGGCGGCGAGGGTGCGGCCGGGGACGGTCTTCCACGAGTACCAGGAGCCGCTCTTGGTGTTGCCGCCGAAGAAGCCCTGGGTCTTGCTCCAGCCGGCGGAGTTGA
- the arsB gene encoding ACR3 family arsenite efflux transporter: MREAKPVRAQLSLVDRFLPVWIFVAMGSGIALGQVVPAIGPALDAVKVGEVSLPIAIGLFWMMYPVLAKVRYGKLGEVVAKGRLFGASLFFNWVLGPVLMFGLAWLLLPDLPHYRTGIILIGLARCIAMVLIWNMLAKGSDEIAAVLVALNSVFQILFLSVLGWFFLSVAPGWLGAEQTAFHVSMGTIATSVFLFLGLPLIAGATTRGVLVRWKGEDWYENRFLAKVGPTALLGLLYTIVLMFAMQGDKIVRLPLDVVRIAIPLGIYFVVMFGAAFSISKWLGFSYEETAALSFTAAGNNFELTIAVAIGIFGIGSGEALAGVVGPLIEVPALLALVHLSLWLQRRLFSEGASGGVEQRSVDRGVEKACP, from the coding sequence ATGCGTGAAGCGAAGCCGGTGAGGGCGCAGCTCTCGCTCGTCGATCGGTTCTTGCCGGTCTGGATCTTCGTTGCAATGGGGAGCGGTATCGCGCTGGGGCAGGTGGTCCCTGCCATCGGACCGGCGCTGGACGCGGTGAAGGTGGGGGAGGTGTCGCTCCCCATCGCCATCGGGCTGTTCTGGATGATGTACCCGGTCCTGGCGAAGGTTCGCTACGGCAAGCTGGGTGAGGTGGTGGCGAAGGGGCGGCTGTTCGGTGCGTCGCTGTTCTTCAACTGGGTGCTCGGGCCAGTGCTGATGTTCGGGCTCGCGTGGCTGCTGCTGCCGGATCTTCCGCATTACCGGACGGGGATCATTCTCATCGGGCTGGCGCGCTGCATTGCCATGGTGCTGATCTGGAACATGCTGGCGAAAGGGAGCGATGAGATCGCTGCGGTGCTTGTCGCGCTGAACTCGGTGTTCCAGATCCTGTTCCTTTCCGTGCTGGGCTGGTTCTTTCTGTCGGTGGCGCCGGGATGGCTCGGGGCGGAGCAAACGGCATTTCACGTGTCGATGGGGACCATTGCGACGAGCGTGTTCCTGTTTCTCGGGTTGCCGTTGATCGCAGGGGCCACGACCCGCGGCGTGCTGGTGCGATGGAAAGGAGAGGACTGGTACGAGAACCGATTTCTGGCGAAGGTGGGACCGACGGCGCTGCTGGGGCTGCTCTATACGATCGTGCTGATGTTCGCGATGCAAGGGGACAAGATCGTGCGGCTGCCGCTGGACGTGGTCAGGATCGCCATCCCCCTGGGGATCTATTTCGTGGTGATGTTCGGTGCGGCGTTCTCGATCTCGAAGTGGCTCGGGTTCTCGTACGAGGAGACGGCGGCGCTGTCGTTCACGGCGGCCGGGAACAACTTCGAGCTGACCATCGCTGTTGCGATCGGGATCTTCGGGATCGGCTCGGGGGAGGCGCTCGCAGGTGTGGTGGGGCCGCTCATCGAGGTGCCGGCACTTCTGGCGCTCGTCCATCTGTCGCTGTGGCTCCAGCGGCGGCTGTTTTCCGAGGGCGCGTCGGGGGGCGTGGAGCAGCGGTCGGTGGATCGAGGGGTCGAGAAGGCATGTCCGTGA
- a CDS encoding ArsI/CadI family heavy metal resistance metalloenzyme produces MKVIKPHVSLNVSTIEDSVAFYERVFGVPATKRRPGYAKFDLQVPSLNLTMQEAPRTGVNASHFGVQVASTADVLEAKERFEAAGLKTFTEADTSCCYAVQDKVWIEDPDGNSWEVFVVKGDAAVMGSEESNRRAPFAATDEAANTATGPCCAPRNDA; encoded by the coding sequence ATGAAGGTGATCAAGCCGCACGTTTCGCTCAATGTGTCGACGATCGAGGATTCCGTCGCGTTCTACGAGCGGGTGTTCGGGGTACCGGCGACGAAGCGACGGCCGGGGTATGCGAAGTTCGATCTGCAGGTCCCATCGCTGAACCTGACGATGCAGGAGGCGCCGCGGACGGGGGTGAATGCGAGCCATTTCGGGGTGCAGGTGGCCTCGACGGCGGATGTGCTCGAGGCGAAGGAGCGGTTCGAGGCCGCGGGGTTGAAGACGTTCACCGAGGCGGACACGTCCTGTTGTTACGCGGTGCAGGACAAGGTCTGGATCGAGGATCCGGACGGGAACTCGTGGGAGGTGTTCGTGGTGAAGGGGGACGCGGCGGTGATGGGGTCGGAGGAGAGCAACCGTCGCGCGCCGTTCGCGGCCACCGACGAGGCGGCGAACACGGCAACGGGGCCGTGCTGTGCTCCGAGGAACGATGCGTGA
- a CDS encoding ArsR/SmtB family transcription factor gives MSSKLERHAEQLSALGHPVRLAILRYVVQGGDDGTAAGELQSHLDMPASTLSHHLKRLVDAGLMKTRNEGTFHYYSVDYGALRVLTAYVWEDCCKRGKGCC, from the coding sequence GTGAGTTCGAAGCTCGAACGGCATGCGGAGCAGCTCAGCGCGCTGGGGCATCCCGTCCGGCTCGCCATTCTGCGCTATGTGGTGCAAGGCGGGGACGACGGGACGGCTGCGGGAGAACTCCAGTCGCATCTCGACATGCCAGCCTCGACGCTGAGCCACCATCTGAAGCGGCTGGTGGACGCGGGGCTCATGAAGACACGCAACGAAGGCACGTTTCATTACTACAGCGTCGATTACGGCGCGCTCCGGGTGCTCACGGCATACGTCTGGGAGGATTGCTGCAAGCGGGGCAAGGGCTGCTGCTGA